From the genome of Streptomyces xanthophaeus:
GCCCGGGACACAGCCATGACGCCGCGCGCCGCCGGCACCCCTGGAGCGGATCACCGCCCCCACCAGACCCGCCCCCACCAGACCCAGACCCAGACCCCGGCTCCCACCCGGCTCCCACCCGGCCCCGGCCCTCACGCGGCCCCGGCCCCTACCTGGCCCCGGCCCCGGCCCCTACCCGGCCCTGGCCCCGGCCCTGGCCCCGGCCCCGGCCCCGGCCCCGGCCCTCACGCGGCCCCGGCTCCCACCCGGCCCCGGCTCCCACCCGGCCCCAGCCCCGGCCCCGGGGGCCTGGGCCTGGGGCGGGTGGACAGGGGTGGGCAGTGCTGGACAGTCACCGGCTCTGCAGGGCCTGGAGACCGGACACCGCCCGGCACGAGTCTGTGTCCCATGAACGTTGCACGTACACAGCCGGACGGGGCGGCACACCCGCGCCCCCGGCCCCCGGCGGCTCCGCCGCCCACCCGGCCGCCGCACCCCCCGCACCCTCCCGCCGCTACCACCACCGCCATCACCGTTGCCGTTGCCGGCAGGGCCGCGCCCGTACTCCCAGGAGCTTCCACCATGACGTCCCGCGCGCTGCGTACCCTCACCGTGCTGACCGCCACCGCTTCCCTCTGTGCCACCGCCTCCGCCGCCTACGCCGCACAGGACACCGGCCACCGCACGCCGGGGATCGCTGCCGCCTGGGCCCGCGCCTGGAACGGCACCGAACCCCAGGCCCTCGGTGCCCTGTTCACCGCCGACGGCACCTACACCGACGAAGCTGTCGGTGTCACCTTCCGTGGCCGCAAGGAGATCGCGGGGTGGAAGGCCCGCGCCGACACCCTCATCGACAACGTCCACGTCACCATCCGCAGCGCCCGCCTCGACGGCGACCGCATCACCGTCCGGGCCGTCTACTCCGGCCATCTCAAGGGCGCACCCAAGCCCTTCGCCGTACCGATGACCACCCGGCTCGACCTCGACAGGAACCACTGCCGCATCGCCGTCGACCAGGACCACTACAGCCTGGCCACCGTCCTCGCCCAGTCCGGCCTGCCCGCCGACTGGACCCCGCCCGCGGCCTGACCCCGCCCGCCGCCCGCGGCCGGGCGCTGCCAGGCCGTCTCCTTCGGATCCTGCCCGGTTCCCGCGCCGCCCGGCACCGCACCTCATCCCCCCGGACTCGGTCGGGGGAGCCCCCAGGCTGCCGGGCCGCCCACGTACCTCCCGCCCGCGCGCCCCTCCGCCCGGGGGCTCCTCCGCCCGGGGGCCGCTTCTCCGTCCGGGGGTTCCTCCCGGCGGTGGCCGGGGGAGACGCACGGTGCCAGACGGTGCGGGCTCAGCCGGCAGGATCCGAGGGGGACGCCCCCTGGTGCCGGCCGGTGACGAGGGCGGGCAGTTCGCGCATGTCGTCGAAGACGACGGTGCCCGGGCCCGCGAGCCGTTCCGGCGGGGTGAGTCCGCCCGCGTAGCCGAAGGCGCGCATGCCGGCGGCGCGGGCGGCCTGGACGCCGGGGCGGCTGTCCTCCACGACCACGCACGCGGCGGGGTCGACGCCCATCCGCCGTGCCGCGTGCAGGAAGAGGTCGGGGGCGGGTTTGCCGCGGGCCACATCGGCAGCGCTGAAGATACGGCCTGCGAAGCGTTCGTAGAGCCCCGTGACACCAAGGGTGTGGCGCATCTTGTCGTGCGA
Proteins encoded in this window:
- a CDS encoding nuclear transport factor 2 family protein, producing MTSRALRTLTVLTATASLCATASAAYAAQDTGHRTPGIAAAWARAWNGTEPQALGALFTADGTYTDEAVGVTFRGRKEIAGWKARADTLIDNVHVTIRSARLDGDRITVRAVYSGHLKGAPKPFAVPMTTRLDLDRNHCRIAVDQDHYSLATVLAQSGLPADWTPPAA
- a CDS encoding HAD family hydrolase — encoded protein: MIKPVELVIFDCDGVLVDTERIAVRIQMALGAELGWPLTHEEAVDRFIGRSKESICEQIAQRLGQETAALWWEQLLRRHRDAVDRGLEAVDGLPGALAEITLPVCVASSGSHDKMRHTLGVTGLYERFAGRIFSAADVARGKPAPDLFLHAARRMGVDPAACVVVEDSRPGVQAARAAGMRAFGYAGGLTPPERLAGPGTVVFDDMRELPALVTGRHQGASPSDPAG